In one Pseudodesulfovibrio tunisiensis genomic region, the following are encoded:
- a CDS encoding DMT family transporter, whose product MGIYLKLVACMCFWGGTWVAGKELAQHLSPFSAALLRFSSASICLVIMTMLAEKRLPRLDRANLVPVLFLALTGIFGNNAFFFAGVKVLPAGRAALIVAALPSVVSLYTGLVQRERFTASRVLGIMCAFCGVLLIVSGGNPAALLNGGLGIGDLYLFGCVLSLAAYTIAGVPVMQRMSPLSTVTWACILGSLMFVPFALATGFASQVGDLTVLSWSNAAFIGIFGTAFAFCWFYEGVRAIGPSRAGTFINIVPVVAVCLAFLLLDEPPSPSLLTGGGMVLFGVWLTNHKTAVPRPAES is encoded by the coding sequence ATGGGCATCTATCTCAAACTCGTTGCCTGCATGTGCTTCTGGGGCGGCACCTGGGTTGCGGGCAAGGAACTGGCGCAGCATCTGTCCCCGTTCTCCGCTGCCCTGCTCCGGTTCTCCAGCGCGTCGATCTGTCTGGTCATCATGACCATGCTGGCGGAAAAACGACTTCCCCGGCTTGACCGCGCCAATCTCGTCCCGGTCCTGTTTCTCGCTCTGACCGGCATTTTCGGCAACAACGCGTTCTTCTTTGCAGGCGTCAAGGTCCTGCCCGCTGGTCGTGCCGCGCTCATCGTGGCCGCCCTGCCGTCCGTGGTTTCGCTCTACACCGGGCTGGTCCAGCGCGAACGGTTCACCGCATCCCGCGTTCTGGGCATCATGTGCGCGTTCTGCGGGGTGCTGCTCATCGTGTCCGGCGGTAATCCCGCAGCCCTGCTCAACGGTGGGCTCGGCATCGGCGACCTGTACCTGTTCGGCTGCGTGCTCAGTCTGGCCGCGTACACCATTGCCGGGGTTCCGGTCATGCAACGCATGTCTCCCCTGTCCACGGTGACATGGGCCTGCATCCTCGGTTCGCTCATGTTCGTCCCCTTTGCACTGGCAACCGGATTCGCGTCCCAGGTCGGCGACCTGACCGTGCTTTCGTGGAGCAATGCCGCATTCATCGGCATCTTCGGCACGGCCTTCGCCTTCTGCTGGTTCTACGAGGGAGTGCGCGCCATCGGACCGTCACGAGCCGGGACCTTCATCAACATCGTGCCGGTAGTGGCCGTATGTCTGGCCTTTCTTCTGCTGGACGAACCGCCCAGCCCGTCACTGCTCACGGGCGGCGGCATGGTCCTGTTCGGCGTCTGGCTCACCAACCACAAGACCGCCGTGCCCCGACCTGCGGAATCCTGA
- a CDS encoding CreA family protein, with amino-acid sequence MRVSIWMCACLVLLMAAPAMAETIGTVDTVFHMFSRDDDIIVEAFDDPDIPGVTCYLSRARKGGIKGMVGVAEDPSDASIECVRTGHIVLPEAVKSGSKNGVRVFKKGTSLIFKSMQVVRFYDSKRNVLIYLVYSDRMVEGSPKNSVSCVRVE; translated from the coding sequence ATCCGTGTTTCCATCTGGATGTGCGCGTGTCTGGTCCTGCTCATGGCCGCTCCGGCCATGGCCGAGACCATCGGCACGGTGGACACCGTGTTTCACATGTTTTCCCGGGATGACGACATCATTGTCGAGGCCTTTGACGACCCGGACATTCCGGGTGTGACCTGCTATCTGAGCCGTGCGCGCAAGGGCGGCATCAAGGGCATGGTCGGCGTGGCCGAGGACCCGTCCGACGCATCCATCGAATGCGTGCGCACCGGGCACATCGTTCTGCCGGAGGCCGTGAAGAGCGGAAGCAAGAACGGGGTTCGCGTCTTCAAGAAGGGCACCTCCCTGATCTTCAAGTCCATGCAGGTGGTCCGGTTCTACGACAGCAAGCGCAACGTGCTCATCTATCTCGTGTACAGCGACCGCATGGTCGAGGGATCGCCCAAGAACAGCGTGTCCTGCGTGCGGGTGGAATAG
- a CDS encoding pyridoxal phosphate-dependent aminotransferase, translating to MSWDNCLSCLTRDALSFASGDYVSKEHDELAFIADLRVQHGLERVYRFDIGKNTDGCPPLVQDVLRLDALPDLVAANMTEYPDNQYGLLKKQLSRKFNLPPEWFVMSAGLEPMIDHIARAVLDPCDACLIPVPNFSVFEDMSRRAGAEIHVVHLDGHHYRWNRSVTREMIDRIRSREPKLAWISNPVNPTGQFIDPADIELVSDACARSGTALVVDEAYGEYTDAPSGVRSAARLVPDHPHLMVLRTFSKMYALPGVRVGYMMCSGRELRNAVLLYRPTFPFSWVSLYMAQLALLSRSHVNRARVEVERRRSALVRGLRLIPGFETVPSDSNTLMVRHQWLTAAQLHAALARRGMLTANLDNVRGIQGMRYLRLTVRCTADNDRFLAACRDIHQGICQPQPPGVESARHDEQMRAVREMS from the coding sequence ATGAGCTGGGACAACTGCCTTTCCTGCCTGACGCGGGACGCACTGTCCTTTGCTTCGGGCGACTATGTGAGCAAGGAGCACGACGAGCTGGCCTTCATTGCGGACCTGCGTGTGCAGCATGGTCTGGAGCGGGTGTATCGATTCGACATCGGCAAGAACACGGACGGGTGTCCGCCTCTGGTTCAGGATGTGCTGCGTCTGGACGCGCTGCCTGATCTGGTTGCCGCGAACATGACCGAGTACCCGGACAACCAATACGGCCTGCTCAAGAAGCAGCTTTCCCGGAAGTTCAATCTGCCGCCGGAATGGTTCGTGATGAGCGCGGGATTGGAGCCCATGATCGACCACATTGCCCGGGCCGTGCTCGACCCCTGTGATGCCTGCCTGATTCCGGTGCCGAATTTCTCGGTGTTCGAGGACATGTCGCGCCGGGCCGGAGCCGAGATTCACGTGGTCCATCTGGATGGGCATCACTACCGCTGGAACCGGAGCGTGACCAGGGAGATGATCGATCGCATCCGCAGTCGGGAACCCAAGCTGGCGTGGATCAGCAACCCGGTCAATCCCACGGGCCAGTTCATCGATCCGGCGGATATCGAACTGGTTTCGGATGCCTGCGCCCGGAGCGGCACGGCTCTGGTTGTGGACGAGGCCTATGGCGAATACACGGACGCCCCTTCCGGCGTGCGCAGCGCGGCCCGGCTCGTGCCCGACCATCCGCATCTCATGGTGCTTCGCACCTTTTCCAAGATGTACGCCCTGCCCGGCGTGCGGGTGGGGTACATGATGTGCTCCGGCAGGGAGCTGCGCAACGCGGTGCTGCTGTATCGGCCCACGTTTCCGTTTTCGTGGGTGTCCCTGTACATGGCCCAGCTCGCCCTGCTCAGTCGCAGCCACGTGAACCGGGCAAGGGTGGAGGTGGAACGGCGGCGGTCCGCACTGGTTCGCGGTCTGCGTCTCATCCCCGGGTTCGAGACCGTGCCTTCGGATTCGAACACGCTCATGGTTCGGCATCAGTGGCTGACCGCGGCCCAGTTGCACGCGGCCCTGGCTCGGCGGGGCATGCTCACCGCGAATCTGGACAATGTGCGCGGGATTCAGGGCATGCGCTACCTGCGCCTGACCGTACGCTGCACTGCGGACAACGACAGGTTCCTGGCCGCGTGCCGGGACATTCATCAGGGCATTTGCCAGCCGCAGCCGCCCGGAGTAGAATCCGCGCGTCATGACGAACAAATGCGTGCTGTGCGGGAAATGTCTTGA
- the smpB gene encoding SsrA-binding protein SmpB: MAKKKKKVSSNTIAVNKQARRLYEFVETLEAGISLVGSEVKSLRLGAVNIKDGYVRFKDGQAFLVGVHIAPYEKTGIYDQHDPERPRRLLLHKREIAMLAAKVEQRGLTVIPTKLYFARGRVKVQIALGKGKNVHSKKQDIKDRDIARDTARQLAAYK; the protein is encoded by the coding sequence ATGGCCAAGAAAAAGAAGAAAGTATCGTCCAACACCATTGCCGTGAACAAGCAGGCCCGCCGCCTGTACGAGTTCGTGGAGACCCTTGAAGCCGGCATTTCCCTTGTGGGCAGCGAGGTCAAGTCCCTGCGTCTCGGCGCGGTGAACATCAAGGACGGCTATGTCCGGTTCAAGGACGGGCAGGCCTTTCTGGTGGGCGTGCACATTGCGCCCTATGAAAAGACCGGCATCTACGACCAGCACGACCCGGAACGGCCCAGACGGCTGCTCCTGCACAAGCGCGAGATCGCCATGCTTGCCGCCAAGGTGGAACAGCGCGGCCTGACCGTGATCCCCACCAAGCTCTATTTCGCGCGTGGCCGCGTCAAGGTGCAGATTGCCCTTGGCAAGGGCAAGAACGTGCATTCCAAGAAGCAGGACATCAAGGACCGGGATATCGCCCGGGACACGGCCCGCCAGCTCGCCGCCTACAAGTAG
- a CDS encoding DUF1566 domain-containing protein: MRFLVQGEIVADGSSGLMWPISGAVSETGLSWPEALAFVQEMNARKRFGHDDWRLPNRRELLSLIDPGAREPALPSDHPFIDVWSGRYWTSTTFAGLPANAWWVQFSGGRMFYGGKTDDAMVWPVRGKSPVLYRTGQDHCFGGDGTACACAGTGQDGDVLAGQPWPEPRFRSVDMGVFDRMSRLVWARSRDLAKGPVNLEEARQAVERLSEETGQEWRLPKIHELELLVDCSRANPALPAGHPFFGLGDAYWSATASGYEVGWHFCLYLNKGAVGVGHAQSREFRVWPVLDSAGLMDIDR; the protein is encoded by the coding sequence ATGCGTTTTCTGGTTCAGGGCGAAATCGTTGCGGACGGATCATCCGGTCTGATGTGGCCGATTTCCGGGGCCGTGTCCGAAACCGGGCTTTCCTGGCCCGAGGCTCTGGCTTTCGTGCAGGAGATGAATGCCCGGAAACGGTTCGGCCATGACGACTGGCGGCTGCCCAACCGGCGCGAGCTGCTTTCCCTGATCGATCCCGGAGCCCGGGAGCCAGCCCTGCCGTCCGACCATCCCTTCATTGATGTGTGGAGCGGACGCTACTGGACTTCCACCACCTTTGCCGGACTGCCTGCCAATGCGTGGTGGGTGCAGTTCAGCGGGGGCAGGATGTTCTACGGCGGAAAGACCGATGATGCCATGGTCTGGCCGGTGCGCGGCAAATCCCCGGTACTTTATCGTACCGGACAGGATCACTGCTTTGGCGGTGACGGAACGGCATGTGCGTGTGCCGGAACCGGGCAGGACGGCGACGTGCTGGCCGGGCAGCCGTGGCCCGAGCCGCGTTTTCGGAGTGTGGACATGGGCGTGTTCGACAGGATGAGCCGACTGGTCTGGGCGCGCAGCCGCGACCTTGCCAAAGGTCCCGTGAATCTGGAGGAGGCGCGGCAGGCTGTGGAACGGCTGTCCGAGGAAACCGGACAGGAGTGGCGGTTGCCGAAAATTCATGAGCTGGAATTGCTGGTGGACTGTTCGCGGGCCAATCCCGCACTGCCTGCGGGCCATCCGTTTTTCGGGCTGGGCGATGCCTACTGGTCGGCTACGGCCAGCGGGTACGAGGTCGGGTGGCATTTCTGTCTGTATCTGAACAAGGGCGCAGTGGGCGTTGGACATGCGCAGAGCCGCGAATTCCGCGTCTGGCCCGTGCTGGATTCTGCCGGATTGATGGACATTGATCGATAA
- the secA gene encoding preprotein translocase subunit SecA, translating to MLKFLFGSKNDRYLKKLKSVITRINDLESGMQDLPDEAFPERIAAWKEEVQAGKRTLDDVLPECFALVREASRRVLEMRHFDVQLIGGMVLHQGRIAEMKTGEGKTLVATLPVVLNALSGKGVHVVTVNDYLATRDSEWMGRLYAFLGLTTGVIVHGLTDEERQAAYRSDITYGTNNEFGFDYLRDNMKFYKEQLVQRPLNFAIVDEVDSILIDEARTPLIISGPGEKSSGLYRQIDAIVPRMIMCEPREKDQKTPNPGDFELDEKGKTITLTDEGVEKVEDLLDIDNLFDTRNIALQHHVLQALKAHHCFKADVDYIVKDGQVVLVDEFTGRLMPGRRLSDGLHQALEAKEQVSVEAENQTLASITFQNYFRMYDKLAGMTGTADTEAVEFRQIYDLDVIVIPTHQPMVRKDHPDMIYKTHQEKFHAIADDIAECYHRGQPALVGTVSIEKSELLSQLLKQRKIPHNVLNAKQHDMEAEIVAEAGQQKKVTIATNMAGRGTDIKLGEGVKELGGLHIVGTERHESRRIDNQLRGRAGRQGDPGSSRFYLALDDDLMRLFGSDRLKGIMEKLGLEDGQAIENKMVSNAIEKSQTRVENHHFEIRKQLLDFDNVMNQQREVIYSLRREMMMSEKLEDIALEYADDLLEDVLVAALDDKHLDEEGIESVRSRLEEVFNFDRFKAFRESDELPTLEQAQKWVADIFDYLKGAAPDHYQEIVRYFLLESLDRNWKEHLLNMDHLRDGIGLRGYGQKDPKQEYKREGFELFQETLYTIKENALRAFSHLRIEAEVREEEFQHEQTDELEYQDSESQNRPKAKTVRRAEPKVGRNDPCPCGSGKKYKKCCGK from the coding sequence ATGCTCAAGTTTCTTTTCGGGTCCAAGAACGATCGCTATCTGAAAAAACTCAAGTCCGTCATCACTCGGATCAATGATCTGGAATCCGGGATGCAGGACCTGCCGGACGAGGCATTTCCGGAACGGATCGCCGCCTGGAAGGAGGAAGTCCAGGCTGGCAAGCGGACTCTGGACGACGTGCTGCCCGAATGCTTTGCTCTGGTACGCGAAGCCTCCCGCCGTGTTCTGGAAATGCGCCATTTCGACGTGCAGCTCATCGGCGGCATGGTCCTGCATCAGGGCAGGATCGCGGAAATGAAGACCGGTGAAGGCAAGACGCTGGTGGCAACCCTGCCCGTGGTGCTCAATGCCCTGTCCGGCAAGGGCGTGCACGTGGTCACGGTCAACGACTACCTTGCCACCCGCGACTCCGAGTGGATGGGCCGCCTGTATGCCTTTCTCGGCCTGACCACGGGCGTGATCGTGCACGGACTGACCGACGAGGAGCGGCAGGCCGCCTATCGTTCGGACATCACCTACGGCACCAACAACGAGTTCGGGTTCGACTATCTGCGCGACAACATGAAGTTCTACAAGGAACAGCTCGTGCAGCGCCCCCTGAATTTCGCCATCGTCGATGAGGTCGACTCCATTCTCATTGACGAGGCCAGAACCCCGCTCATCATTTCCGGCCCGGGCGAAAAGTCTTCGGGCCTGTATCGCCAGATCGACGCCATCGTGCCCAGAATGATCATGTGCGAACCCCGGGAAAAGGATCAGAAGACGCCGAATCCCGGCGATTTCGAGCTGGACGAGAAGGGCAAGACCATCACCCTGACCGACGAAGGCGTGGAAAAGGTCGAGGACCTGCTCGACATCGACAACCTGTTCGACACCCGGAACATCGCGCTCCAGCACCATGTGCTTCAGGCCCTCAAGGCGCACCACTGCTTCAAGGCGGATGTGGACTACATCGTCAAGGACGGTCAGGTCGTGCTGGTGGACGAGTTCACGGGCCGACTCATGCCGGGGCGCCGTCTTTCCGACGGTCTGCATCAGGCGCTGGAGGCCAAGGAACAGGTTTCGGTCGAGGCCGAGAACCAGACCCTCGCGTCCATCACGTTCCAGAACTATTTCCGCATGTACGACAAGCTGGCGGGCATGACCGGTACGGCCGACACCGAGGCCGTGGAATTCCGCCAGATCTACGACCTCGACGTGATCGTGATCCCCACGCATCAGCCCATGGTCCGCAAGGATCATCCGGACATGATCTACAAGACGCATCAGGAGAAGTTCCACGCCATCGCGGACGACATTGCCGAGTGCTATCACCGGGGCCAGCCCGCGCTGGTGGGCACGGTCTCCATCGAGAAATCCGAGCTGCTTTCCCAACTGCTCAAGCAGCGGAAGATTCCCCATAACGTGCTCAACGCCAAGCAGCACGACATGGAAGCCGAGATCGTGGCCGAGGCCGGTCAGCAGAAGAAGGTGACCATTGCCACCAACATGGCGGGTCGCGGCACGGACATCAAGCTGGGCGAGGGTGTCAAGGAACTGGGCGGTCTGCACATCGTGGGCACCGAACGCCACGAGTCCCGGCGCATCGACAACCAGCTTCGCGGTCGTGCCGGTCGTCAGGGCGACCCGGGTTCCTCCCGGTTCTATCTGGCGCTGGACGACGATCTCATGCGTCTGTTCGGTTCGGATCGGCTCAAGGGCATCATGGAAAAGCTCGGGCTCGAGGACGGGCAGGCCATCGAGAACAAGATGGTTTCCAACGCCATTGAGAAATCCCAGACCCGCGTGGAAAACCATCATTTCGAAATACGCAAGCAGCTTCTGGATTTCGACAACGTCATGAATCAGCAGCGCGAGGTCATCTATTCCCTGCGCCGCGAAATGATGATGTCCGAAAAGCTGGAGGACATTGCCCTTGAATATGCCGACGACCTGCTGGAAGACGTGCTTGTCGCGGCTCTGGATGACAAGCATCTGGACGAGGAAGGCATCGAGTCCGTGCGTTCCCGGCTTGAGGAGGTCTTCAATTTCGATCGATTCAAGGCGTTCAGGGAATCCGATGAACTGCCCACGCTGGAACAGGCGCAGAAGTGGGTGGCCGACATTTTCGATTACCTCAAGGGCGCGGCCCCGGATCACTATCAGGAGATCGTCCGCTATTTCCTGCTGGAATCCCTGGACCGCAACTGGAAGGAACACCTGCTCAACATGGACCATCTGCGTGACGGCATCGGCCTGCGCGGCTACGGCCAGAAGGACCCCAAGCAGGAATACAAGCGCGAGGGGTTCGAGCTGTTTCAGGAGACCCTGTACACCATCAAGGAAAACGCATTGCGCGCCTTTTCCCACCTGCGCATCGAGGCCGAGGTTCGGGAGGAGGAATTCCAGCATGAACAGACCGACGAACTGGAATATCAGGATTCGGAATCCCAGAACAGGCCCAAGGCCAAGACCGTGCGTCGTGCCGAGCCCAAGGTCGGCCGCAACGATCCCTGCCCCTGCGGTTCGGGAAAGAAATACAAGAAGTGCTGCGGCAAGTAG
- a CDS encoding FAD-binding oxidoreductase: protein MTGYARKLTRAHRSFLRDLFPGEGCVLSPEELAVFSADASRERAMPWAVVRPENEEQMQEFLRWADAERMPVYPRARATGRVGNAVPVHGGVVVSTLRMNRILDISPDDFVAVAQPGVVTGDLRAACAAQDLLYPPDPASVNYSTIGGNVSTCAGGMRAVKYGVTRDWVLGLRAVLPGGKIIAPGGRSHKNVVGLDLIRLFVGSAGKLGLLSEVTLKLVPLPETTASVLAGYPDLRSALNGAGAVFRAGILPAACEFMDAGTIRAVRAVMPDVPLSPDCAAALLFMVDGTEQGVAAELERLRSVAAESGAVSLESGQGEQEEILWEARRTISPAAHHLAPNKLAEDIAVPRSRVPEAVEGCHALGDRHGLTVMCFGHLGDGNIHVNILHDATIPGQTESAHKAKEAVFRLALSLGGTISGEHGTGLTKKDFVVEQLPPEQIALMQSIRRVFDPHVIMNPGKAF from the coding sequence ATGACCGGATATGCCCGCAAACTCACCCGCGCCCATCGATCCTTTCTCAGGGACCTGTTTCCCGGTGAAGGCTGCGTGCTTTCGCCCGAGGAACTGGCCGTGTTCTCTGCCGACGCCAGTCGGGAACGGGCCATGCCGTGGGCCGTGGTGCGTCCGGAAAACGAGGAGCAGATGCAGGAATTCCTGCGCTGGGCCGATGCCGAACGCATGCCCGTGTACCCGCGCGCCCGGGCCACGGGAAGAGTGGGCAATGCCGTGCCCGTGCATGGCGGAGTGGTTGTTTCCACCCTGCGCATGAATCGCATTCTGGACATTTCCCCTGACGATTTCGTGGCCGTGGCCCAGCCCGGCGTGGTGACAGGCGACCTTCGAGCCGCGTGTGCCGCACAAGATCTGCTGTATCCGCCGGACCCGGCCAGCGTGAACTATTCCACCATTGGCGGCAATGTCTCCACCTGCGCGGGCGGCATGCGCGCCGTGAAGTACGGCGTGACCCGTGACTGGGTGCTCGGACTCAGGGCCGTGCTGCCCGGCGGAAAAATCATCGCCCCGGGCGGTCGCAGTCACAAGAACGTGGTCGGGCTGGACCTGATCCGGCTTTTCGTGGGCAGTGCTGGCAAGCTGGGCCTGCTTTCCGAAGTCACGCTCAAGCTTGTGCCCCTGCCCGAGACCACGGCGTCCGTGCTGGCCGGATATCCGGACCTGCGTTCCGCCCTGAACGGGGCCGGAGCCGTGTTCCGGGCCGGAATTCTGCCTGCTGCCTGCGAATTCATGGATGCCGGAACCATCCGCGCGGTACGTGCGGTCATGCCGGACGTGCCTCTTTCCCCGGATTGCGCCGCAGCCCTGCTGTTCATGGTGGACGGCACCGAACAGGGCGTAGCCGCGGAGCTGGAACGACTGCGCTCCGTTGCCGCCGAATCCGGGGCCGTGTCCCTCGAATCCGGACAGGGCGAGCAGGAGGAAATCCTGTGGGAGGCGCGTCGGACAATCTCTCCGGCAGCGCATCATCTGGCCCCGAACAAGCTGGCCGAGGACATTGCCGTGCCGCGTTCCCGCGTGCCCGAGGCCGTGGAAGGGTGTCATGCCCTTGGCGACCGTCACGGCCTGACCGTCATGTGCTTCGGCCATCTGGGCGACGGCAACATTCACGTCAACATTCTGCACGATGCCACCATTCCGGGGCAGACCGAGTCCGCGCACAAGGCCAAGGAAGCCGTGTTTCGGCTCGCCCTGTCCCTTGGCGGTACCATTTCCGGCGAGCACGGCACCGGCTTGACCAAAAAGGATTTCGTGGTCGAGCAGCTTCCCCCGGAACAGATCGCGCTCATGCAATCCATCAGGCGCGTGTTTGATCCTCACGTAATCATGAATCCCGGCAAAGCCTTCTAG
- a CDS encoding bifunctional aspartate transaminase/aspartate 4-decarboxylase, with the protein MTKTIHPFVHEAAEEARKGGISRRDFFRYAACFGVSALGAGRLIGLAGAELALAADPDWPDLEKESPFEIKNLLIRKAKDACAESGCQIINAGRGNPDFLNTTVRKALALLTLFAATAAERHSSIRDVGFRRLDGMAKEFDAFLVEHKAHPGAAFLSEALHYAETQLGMKPDQVVFELVDGMQGDFYPDPPRIFPVTEAIVNRYLDRVVFTNDPPKGRFNLFATEGATAAMIYIFNSLKENMVLREGDKVAIITPIFSPYLEIPALADYGLKPIYIQGDENMGWQVPDSEVAKLRDPQVKALYMVNPTNPTSVSLSADTVKRMADTIRKNNPNMVIISDTVYASFVDSFHTFGKLLPENILGVYSYSKYFGVTGWRLGVVMVHENCVVDRIIKKLSKSEQARLDRRYRLVSTRPGDIPFHDRLEIDSRQVALAHTGGLSGPQQAAMCLFSLFELLDKSYVYKKSIMTVLKKRWAALFKALNLPEPDGAGLTRYYALIDLKMLAEKMHGKGFADKLVKRHALEFLFRLAEQYHTVCLPGAGFAGPDWSLRVALANIREPDCMDIGANILAVMDGYYKELGG; encoded by the coding sequence ATGACAAAAACGATTCATCCGTTTGTTCATGAGGCGGCCGAGGAAGCGCGGAAGGGCGGTATCTCCCGCCGGGATTTCTTTCGATATGCAGCGTGTTTCGGCGTGTCCGCATTGGGAGCGGGCAGGCTCATCGGGCTGGCCGGGGCGGAGCTGGCTCTGGCGGCCGACCCGGATTGGCCTGATCTGGAAAAGGAAAGTCCGTTCGAGATCAAGAATCTGCTCATCCGGAAGGCCAAGGATGCGTGCGCCGAGTCCGGGTGCCAGATCATCAATGCCGGACGCGGCAATCCGGATTTTCTGAATACCACGGTGCGCAAGGCTTTGGCTCTGCTCACCCTGTTTGCGGCCACGGCTGCGGAAAGGCATTCGTCCATAAGGGACGTGGGCTTCCGCCGGCTGGACGGCATGGCAAAGGAGTTCGATGCATTTCTGGTCGAACACAAGGCGCACCCGGGCGCGGCGTTTCTGAGTGAAGCCCTGCATTATGCGGAAACGCAGCTGGGCATGAAGCCGGATCAGGTCGTGTTCGAGCTGGTCGACGGGATGCAGGGCGATTTCTATCCGGACCCGCCGCGCATCTTCCCGGTGACCGAAGCCATCGTGAACCGCTATCTGGACCGGGTGGTGTTCACCAATGATCCGCCAAAGGGCAGGTTCAATCTGTTCGCCACAGAGGGCGCGACCGCAGCCATGATCTACATCTTCAACTCCCTGAAGGAGAACATGGTGCTCCGGGAAGGAGACAAGGTCGCCATCATCACGCCGATTTTTTCTCCCTATCTGGAGATTCCCGCACTGGCCGACTACGGGCTCAAGCCCATCTACATTCAGGGCGATGAAAACATGGGCTGGCAGGTGCCGGACTCCGAGGTTGCCAAGCTGCGCGACCCGCAGGTCAAGGCCCTGTACATGGTCAATCCCACCAATCCGACCTCGGTTTCCCTGAGCGCGGACACGGTGAAACGCATGGCCGACACCATTCGGAAAAACAATCCGAACATGGTCATCATCTCGGACACGGTGTACGCGAGCTTCGTGGATTCCTTCCACACCTTTGGCAAGCTTCTGCCCGAGAACATTCTGGGCGTGTACTCCTATTCCAAGTATTTCGGCGTGACCGGCTGGCGGCTCGGCGTGGTCATGGTGCACGAGAACTGCGTGGTGGATCGCATCATTAAAAAGCTGTCCAAGTCCGAACAGGCGCGGCTGGACAGGCGGTACCGGCTGGTTTCCACCAGGCCCGGGGATATTCCGTTTCACGATCGGCTGGAGATCGACAGTCGGCAGGTGGCGCTGGCGCATACCGGCGGGCTGTCCGGTCCGCAGCAGGCGGCCATGTGCCTGTTTTCCCTGTTCGAATTGCTGGACAAGTCGTACGTGTACAAGAAATCCATCATGACCGTGCTGAAAAAGCGGTGGGCCGCGCTGTTCAAGGCGCTGAACCTGCCCGAGCCGGACGGAGCCGGGCTGACCCGGTACTATGCGCTCATCGATTTGAAGATGCTGGCGGAAAAGATGCACGGCAAGGGATTCGCGGACAAGCTGGTCAAGCGGCATGCGCTGGAATTCCTGTTCCGGCTGGCCGAGCAGTATCACACGGTCTGCCTGCCCGGGGCCGGATTCGCCGGGCCGGACTGGTCCCTGCGCGTGGCCTTGGCCAACATTCGCGAGCCGGACTGCATGGACATCGGCGCGAACATTCTCGCGGTGATGGACGGATATTACAAGGAACTCGGCGGATAG
- a CDS encoding (Fe-S)-binding protein, whose translation MTNKCVLCGKCLEVCPLLRTTAREELSPRAKADLAALLDDPAELSREAVSRLAGLCLGCGRCREKCPQDVDVPGLVAGLRAAHPGFRSKVWKEWLSRARTLWPLAGKGAPLVPESLFPERFGNLLRLAAGMRADAALAPCVQVRTWPATCRGEALLLFAGCMAEHVRPEWRKTAEAVLEGLGASVIPAEFSCCGSGLDCAGFADDAESLARINVEVWRKAGKPRIAVFCASCLDHLRRYVSVFDSPEEEGEWRDSLVALSSLLDGAEFALLPGAPGRVGYHHPCHMHGVDPDAALMSAMFGPALVAATKRECCGFGGIMQLCAPELSATVNRECLHHLEGADIVLTGCSACVMQLAATVPENVRAGHWLEALSV comes from the coding sequence ATGACGAACAAATGCGTGCTGTGCGGGAAATGTCTTGAAGTCTGTCCGCTGTTGCGGACAACGGCCCGGGAGGAACTCTCGCCTCGGGCCAAGGCGGATTTGGCCGCCCTGCTGGATGACCCGGCCGAACTGAGCCGCGAGGCGGTTTCGCGCCTTGCCGGGCTGTGTCTCGGGTGCGGCCGTTGCCGCGAGAAGTGCCCGCAGGACGTGGACGTGCCCGGTCTGGTGGCCGGGTTGCGCGCCGCGCATCCCGGATTCCGGTCCAAGGTGTGGAAGGAGTGGCTTTCCCGGGCGCGCACGCTCTGGCCTCTGGCCGGGAAAGGCGCGCCTCTGGTGCCCGAGTCCCTGTTTCCCGAACGGTTCGGGAATCTGCTCAGGCTGGCCGCCGGAATGCGAGCGGATGCGGCTCTTGCGCCGTGCGTGCAGGTGCGCACTTGGCCTGCCACCTGTCGGGGCGAGGCCCTGCTGCTCTTTGCCGGATGCATGGCCGAGCACGTTCGCCCGGAGTGGCGCAAAACCGCCGAGGCCGTGCTGGAGGGATTGGGCGCGAGCGTGATTCCCGCGGAGTTTTCCTGTTGCGGTTCCGGGCTGGATTGCGCCGGATTTGCGGATGATGCCGAATCTCTGGCCCGGATCAATGTCGAGGTCTGGCGCAAGGCCGGAAAGCCGCGCATTGCCGTGTTCTGCGCCTCCTGTCTGGATCATCTGCGCCGCTACGTGTCCGTGTTCGATTCCCCGGAAGAGGAAGGAGAGTGGCGCGATTCGCTTGTTGCCCTGTCCTCGCTGCTGGACGGGGCGGAATTCGCGCTGCTGCCCGGGGCGCCCGGGCGCGTCGGCTATCATCATCCCTGCCACATGCATGGCGTCGACCCGGACGCCGCTCTGATGTCGGCCATGTTCGGTCCTGCGCTGGTCGCGGCCACGAAGCGGGAATGCTGCGGCTTCGGCGGCATCATGCAGCTCTGCGCCCCGGAACTGTCCGCGACCGTGAACCGGGAGTGCCTGCATCATCTGGAAGGTGCGGACATTGTGCTGACCGGATGCTCGGCCTGCGTCATGCAGCTTGCGGCCACGGTTCCGGAAAACGTCCGGGCGGGGCACTGGCTCGAAGCCTTGTCCGTGTGA